In Plasmodium falciparum 3D7 genome assembly, chromosome: 8, the following proteins share a genomic window:
- a CDS encoding ubiquitin — protein sequence MIKKVHICLFIIFFYVIFLIHICKGIRLQNYKNERINNRHMLNTIRNNVSIYQNKHISNNNTKENKCNIMINYYDKSNIFCKSFLLSMEEKDNIKNIKKKIEEIYGIPLTLQEILYDNKKLENNITIQNIIKDKQIKILNLRLITILPHLFLQKDDDNNTNKRNDVSSSSSSSSLYNNEYIKSNKRITYLKNKLTYYGYLTLLNEYKKLSHILENKKYILKNDDILESFKSFDQEFEKTLKNNNINLHKIKKEINKLKHIDKKKLLLRLEVDYPLMSNNLTKRIKQLFQYYYMGDITTIIKFSIFFYILYKYADYPNHIKKFFLYLSILFLISPFKPFYKFSHFLFFSVPNNILFSGFTNILSASYQQILMCQ from the exons ATGATAAAGAAAGtacatatttgtttatttataatttttttttatgttatttttttgatacaTATTTGTAAGGGCATAAGATTacagaattataaaaatgaacgaATAAATAATAGACATATGTTGAATACAATACGAAATAATGTAtctatatatcaaaataaacatatatctaACAATAATactaaagaaaataaatgtaatataatgataaattattatgataagtcaaatatattttgtaaaagtTTTCTTTTATCCATGGAAGAAAaggataatattaaaaacataAAGAAGAAGATAGAAGAAATCTATGGTATACCTTTAACATTACAAGagatattatatgataataaaaaattagaaaataacataacaatacaaaatataattaaagataaacaaataaaaattcttAATTTACGATTAATAACTATATTACCACATTTGTTTCTTCAAAAAGATGATGATAACAATACAAACAAAAGGAATGAtgtatcttcatcatcatcatcatcatctttatataataatgaatatatcaAAAGTAATAAGCGtataacatatttaaaaaacaaGTTAACTTATTACGGTTATTTAacattattaaatgaatacaaaaaattgtctcatatattagaaaacaaaaaatatattttaaaaaatgatgatattcTTGAATCATTTAAATCTTTTGATCAAGAATTTGAAAAAaccttaaaaaataataatattaatttacataaaattaaaaaagaaattaataaattaaagcatatagataaaaaaaaattattactacGATTAGAAGTAGATTATCCTTTAATGAGTAATAATTTAACAAAACGTATCAAACAATtatttcaatattattacatggGTGACATTACAACAATTATAAAATTCtctatctttttttatattctatataaatatgcaGACTATCCAAATCATATAAagaaattctttttatatttatctattttatttctaatatCTCCATTTAAacctttttataaattttcacactttctctttttttctgtaccaaataatatacttttttcaG GCTTTACAAATATTTTGTCTGCATCCTATCAACAAATTTTGATGTGTCAATAA
- a CDS encoding vacuolar protein sorting-associated protein 9, putative, with translation MNEEVSYNDNFIFSNDWNELNSKSLEKIMLNRNDEFMENMNNMDFFFDNFENSNDNNKRYDEYNTMNDKKEITINKNEDIDFNELNDSLWTDSNINNNINNNNNNNNNNNNINNNSSNINPNICNNINRSKEKYDNIKYFIDDPVDIIRKGENQYCDTQNVSKKKKKDKMNSSFDLWETNNKQNDKKYVDDNDNNNIIIVDEQNNYNEEKKTNIYNYNKRDPNIISREDKEKHRINNNNNNNNNNINTHVDKSYHAGSPINKKKIPPMQNINNINNNNNINNNNNINNINNNNNSNNKQRSSSDFIQNEYFKTHNKTYSVEKQHGNHHIDREDHVISQKMDDGNQIDEHHKNKYIKNNMKEKKNNRELDKRESNSIEYFDKINIRDKKKINNNINNDMKETMKNYSDSCNHMINHISSENIIKNKNHVTYSNKQHINVNNNIVSVKQINMSNKELKKNQKKKMRSTARHILSPSSVLSPTNVLSSNSIFSSNTILSSNNIMSNNIILNNNNNNDNDNNITKEGTRHSSNNPLCSKEKITQSRKTRSVSSKKSVHSSNSSVGSSLSTLNHSIKYDNKIMNKKIKSKGDTQCVPYEHESEQICVKKGNKKNVVKKKKSPCNDSPNHSFNNMSDHVYDKQKDVLTGKNKTHSNNLEERTNNIPSEKISREEKHLYKEKRKKNEKNHIPSSSELCTSSDDEEILESITENDEKKFFNEIKEYLNKKYIKDDDMDEELILENHTYHDNYMNTNDNIINKKIKSDKKDLLNMSKDDDSILSNEKLKEKKKNLLKQDSETKLEEDKMDILIDEDNNNNNNNNNKTCDDKKTIERNKQNDSDSINKIPCHGEDKKKMRVILSESNEHSNNLDNFEEIPDEFNNTKECLESSLKDDKSKNNITLDDGSYEEQSCARKRSLENIIKQLPTDNNNNNNNKGKGSNNGISTFEREKKHVSLDEHNVLKNGEDENEKKLNDYLNKLLKDNKINEIKMDNKEKEEEEKKKNTITTNESFIEKLYNKGKNISRMYDEKFNSSNDKSGKDQNEKNNNNVENDKMGGHNKIVENEQSDSFKKNEKNNMQPVGENTKNNFVHMKENIIYLTDEEATRNMSIIQQKSRKFKEIFISFIKRDDSKKTEDMEKNGETRKASKRDNTNNNNNNNNNNNNNNNYNNNNYNNNNNDKDFDLYKRQENEKHYADLYSLKRKCYDDDDEKYRRTFFVKDKSSDEISGGNKGKKNKEKISNNNEKNNVNEKKNNKNAQNDLNDNNILNNSYILKKDLSFNNEIEGKMDSYEISKDNCINDNISESNSGNKKKPNTLYNNFLESLKHESCKEVVEKVKNFILNFPNNLSREKAANNIHHFINETQPILLKSEIYKSLNKYQINMIVEGYEKFIMQKLYFYLYRMNPNDKDDDEKIYTKINCLQWIELKHLEIMEGINFERLKIAQQELLRIQKMKAPNDKLIMILNCCRIVTSVLYAAKRNLKRKKKKREKANRNALVDDEDDDNNNKNNDNNNNNNNNNNNNNNNKGFVIKDEDILEEDDNIKSKRGDNQNLQSDNQNYDISNKMDGCVKNPNEYVQQDTFKQSEEDVDYLKSGLNNRPDTLHNNYKSNSSQTITEKDDEKDNYVHEQNSYDNEDNLFDGDGNVDGNVDGNVDGNVDDDDDELLPCADEVLPLLIYVIIKTNPPEIISNIIYIQNFRHPSRFISEEAYSFTQFCSGIEFIKELGKTTFLNISDDEYKEKVANAEKSYLNEVKESNKKLQEAAGKLNDLIKLSNEKKFCNNIINKIQTYKFKYEHEKSINSLTISNINSLFEEYKILVKLKNEILNDMQEHLNDNLMQQGT, from the coding sequence atGAATGAAGAAGTAagttataatgataattttatatttagcaATGATTGGAATGAGTTAAATTCAAAATCTcttgaaaaaattatgttaaaTCGAAATGATGAGTTTAtggaaaatatgaataatatggattttttttttgacaaTTTTGAAAatagtaatgataataataaaaggtatgatgaatataatacgatgaatgataaaaaagaaataacaataaataaaaatgaggaCATTGATTTTAACGAATTAAATGATTCTTTATGGACAgatagtaatataaataataatattaataataataataataataataataataataataatataaataataacagtagtaatattaatccaaatatatgtaacaatataaatagatcaaaagaaaaatatgataatattaaatacttTATTGATGATCCTGTTGATATAATAAGAAAGGGTGAGAATCAATATTGTGACACTCAAAAtgtttctaaaaaaaaaaaaaaggataaaatGAATTCATCATTTGACCTATGGGAaactaataataaacaaaatgataaaaaatatgtagatgataatgataataataatattattattgtagaTGAACAGAACaattataatgaagaaaaaaaaaccaacatttataattataataaaagggACCCTAATATTATAAGTAGGGAAGATAAGGAAAAGCATcgcataaataataacaataataataataataataatataaatactcATGTTGATAAGTCTTACCATGCAGGCTCAcctataaataagaaaaaaatacctCCAAtgcaaaatattaataatattaacaataataataatattaacaataataataatattaataatattaacaataataataatagtaataataaacaacGTAGTAGTAGTGATTTTAtacaaaatgaatattttaaaactCATAATAAAACGTACAGTGTAGAGAAGCAGCATGGAAACCATCATATTGATAGAGAAGATCATGTTATATCTCAAAAAATGGACGACGGAAATCAAATAGATGAACATCACAAGaataaatacattaaaaataatatgaaggaaaaaaaaaacaatagaGAACTTGATAAAAGAGAAAGTAATAGTATAgaatattttgataaaattaatataagagataaaaaaaaaattaacaacaatattaataatgatatgaaGGAAACTATGAAGAATTATTCAGATTCATGTAATCATATGATAAATCACATATCTagtgaaaatattataaaaaataaaaaccatGTCACATATTCTAATAAACAACATataaatgttaataataatattgtaagtgttaaacaaattaatatGTCTAATAaagaattgaaaaaaaatcaaaagaaaaaaatgagaagTACGGCACGTCATATTTTGTCACCAAGCAGTGTATTATCTCCAACGAATGTTTTATCATCTAATAGTATTTTTAGTTCAAACACAATACTGTcatcaaataatattatgtcgaataatatcatattaaataataataataataatgataatgataataatattactaaAGAGGGGACACGCCACAGTTCCAATAATCCTTTATGtagtaaagaaaaaattacgCAATCAAGAAAAACCAGAAGCGTTTCGTCCAAAAAGAGTGTTCATAGTAGTAATAGTTCTGTAGGAAGTTCATTGAGTACATTAAACCAttcaataaaatatgataataaaattatgaacaaaaaaataaaatcaaaagGAGACACACAATGTGTTCCATATGAACACGAATCTGAACAGATTTGtgtaaaaaaaggaaacaaaaaaaatgttgtcaaaaaaaagaaaagccCATGTAATGATAGTCCAAACCATTCCTTTAACAATATGTCAGATCATGTGTATGATAAGCAAAAGGACGTATTAAcgggaaaaaataaaactcaTAGTAATAATTTAGAGGAAAGAACTAACAATATACCTAGTGAAAAGATTTCAAGAGAAgaaaaacatttatataaagaaaaaagaaaaaaaaacgaaaaaaatcACATACCTTCATCATCCGAATTATGTACATCTtctgatgatgaagaaattCTTGAATCAATTAcggaaaatgatgaaaagaaattttttaatgaaataaaagaatatctaaataaaaaatatataaaagacgATGATATGGATGAAGAACTTATTTTGGAAAATCATACATATcatgataattatatgaatacaaatgataacataataaataaaaaaataaaaagtgatAAAAAGGATTTGTTAAATATGTCTAAAGATGATGACTCTATTCTATCAAATGAAAAgttgaaagaaaaaaaaaaaaatttattaaaacaagATAGTGAAACCAAGTTAGAAGAAGATAAAATGGATATACTAATTGAtgaggataataataataataataataataataataaaacttgtgatgataaaaaaacaattgaacgtaataaacaaaatgataGTGATAGCATTAATAAAATTCCGTGTCATGGTgaagataagaaaaaaatgagagTTATATTATCAGAAAGTAATGAGCATTCAAACAATTTGGATAATTTTGAAGAGATTCCTGatgaatttaataatacaaaagaaTGTTTGGAATCTTCATTGAAAGATgataaatcaaaaaataacattACATTGGATGATGGTTCATATGAAGAGCAAAGTTGTGCAAGAAAAAGAAGCTTAGAAAACATTATTAAACAATTACCtacagataataataataataataataataaaggaaAAGGTTCAAATAATGGAATCAGCACATTTGAGAGGGAAAAAAAACATGTTTCATTAGATGAAcataatgttttaaaaaatggagaagatgaaaatgaaaaaaaattaaatgactACTTAAATAAATTGTtgaaagataataaaataaatgagaTCAAAAtggataataaagaaaaagaggaagaagaaaagaaaaaaaatactatTACGACTAATGAAAGTTTtatagaaaaattatataataaaggtaAAAATATTTCGCGTATGTATGATGAGAAATTTAATTCGTCAAATGATAAATCGGGAAAGGACCaaaacgaaaaaaataacaacaatGTTGAAAATGACAAAATGGGGGgacataataaaattgtGGAAAATGAACAGAGTGATAGTTTcaaaaagaatgaaaaaaataatatgcaaCCTGTAGGTGAGAATAcgaaaaataattttgtacatatgaaagaaaatattatatatcttacCGACGAAGAAGCAACAAGAAATATGTCCATCATTCAACAGAAAAGTCGTAAGTTTAAGGAAATTTTTATATCCTTTATTAAAAGAGATGATTCAAAAAAAACGGAagatatggaaaaaaatggAGAAACTAGAAAAGCCTCCAAAAGGGATAATaccaataataataataataataataataataataataataataataattataataataataattataataataataataatgataaagattttgatttatataagagacaagaaaatgaaaaacatTATGCCGATTTGTATagtttaaaaagaaaatgttatgatgatgatgatgagaAATATCGAAGAACATTTTTTGTAAAGGATAAATCAAGTGATGAAATTTCTGGAGGAAACAAaggaaaaaagaacaaaGAAAAGATATcgaataataatgaaaaaaataatgttaatgAAAAGAAGAATAATAAGAATGCTCAAAATGATttgaatgataataatatccttaataatagttatattttaaaaaaggatTTATCgtttaataatgaaatagaAGGGAAAATGGATTCATATGAAATATCAAAAGATAATtgtataaatgataatatatcagAATCCAATTctggaaataaaaaaaaaccaaatacattatataataactttTTAGAAAGTTTAAAACATGAATCTTGTAAAGAAGTTGttgaaaaagtaaaaaattttattttaaatttccCTAATAATTTAAGCAGAGAAAAAGCGGCaaataatattcatcatTTTATTAATGAGACACAACCAATATTATTAAAGtcagaaatatataaatctttaaataaatatcaaaTAAACATGATAGTAGAAGGATATGAGAAGTTTATTATGCAAAagttgtatttttatttatatcgtATGAATCCTAATGATaaggatgatgatgaaaagatTTATACAAAGATTAATTGTTTACAGTGGATAGAGTTAAAACATTTAGAAATAATGGAAGGAATTAATTTCGAACGTTTAAAAATAGCTCAACAAGAACTTTTGAgaatacaaaaaatgaaagcacctaatgataaattaattatgatTTTAAATTGTTGTCGTATTGTTACCTCAGTGCTTTATGCTGCTAAAAGGAAtttaaaaaggaagaaaaagaaaagagaaAAGGCAAATAGAAATGCATTGGTAGATGATGaggatgatgataataataataaaaataatgataataataataataataataataataataataataataataataataaggggTTTGTTATAAAGGACGAAGATATCCTAGAAGaggatgataatattaagagCAAACGTGGAGATAATCAAAATCTTCAAAGTGATAATCAAAATTATGATATCTCTAATAAGATGGACGGGTGTGTAAAAAATCCAAATGAGTATGTACAACAAGATACTTTTAAACAATCTGAGGAAGATGttgattatttaaaaagtgGATTGAATAATAGACCAGATACATTACATAACAATTATAAAAGTAATTCATCACAAACTATAACAGAAAAGGATGATGAAAAGGATAATTATGTACATGAACAAAATAGTTATGATAATGAAGATAACCTTTTTGATGGTGATGGTAATGTCGATGGTAATGTCGATGGTAATGTCGATGGTAATGTCGATGATGACGACGATGAATTGTTACCTTGTGCTGATGAAGTTCTTCCACTTCTTATTTATGTAATTATCAAAACAAATCCACCCGAAATAATTtcaaacattatatatattcaaaatttCCGTCATCCTAGTCGTTTTATTTCAGAAGAGGCATATTCTTTTACACAATTTTGTAGTGGTATAGAATTTATTAAAGAGCTTGGTAAAACAacctttttaaatatatctgatgatgaatataaagaaaaagtagCGAATGCTGAAAAGTCATATTTAAATGAAGTTAAAGAAAGtaacaaaaaattacaaGAAGCTGCTGGAAAATTAAATGATTTGATAAAATTAtctaatgaaaaaaaattttgtaataatataattaataaaatccAAACGTATAAATTCAAGTATGAACATGAAAAAAGTATTAATTCTTTAACAATCTCAAATATTAATTCGCTTtttgaagaatataaaatcCTTGTTAAATTGAAAAACGAAATTTTAAATGATATGCAAGAACACCTTAACGATAATCTAATGCAACAAGGAACATAA
- a CDS encoding dihydrolipoyl dehydrogenase, apicoplast, which translates to MVIRQNIKHIVKLNVVTLIWLSYLFLLKPHGTLKNMMVCNAVLLPFNEKNKGINNFVYINPKNIILNKIKKDVIKLEKDNIILCQHNRKRDNYIKQQKRKEKNANNFTFMLKGSTQNIMNINEKEYDLAIIGCGVGGHAAAINAMERNLKVIIFAGDENCIGGTCVNVGCIPSKALLYATNKYRELKNLDKLYYYGIHSNIFQNNKNTEIENNQLVSNSFQINITKLKEYTQSVIDKLRNGISHGFKTLKFNKNSEHVQVIYEHGQLLDKNTIKSKKSGNTYKVKNIIIATGSVPNIPNNVEIDDKSVFTSDMAVKLVGLKNYMSIIGMGIIGLEFADIYTALGSEITFLEYSSELLPIIDNDVAKYFERVFLKNKPVNYHLNTEVKYIKASKNNNPVIIGYSHRTGNDDNEKKNMTDVKELYVDSCLVATGRNPNTQNLGLEKLKIQMNRGYVSVNDNLQVKMENNEIYDNIFCIGDANGKQMLAHTASYQALKVIDFIEKKEKKNVNINVENNLSKPILYKNIPSVCYTNPELAFIGLTEKEAKVLYPDNVGVEISYYKSNSKILCENNISLNNNKKNNSYNKGQYNINDNTNGMVKIIYKEDTKEILGMFIVGNYASVLIHEAVLAINLKLSAFDLAYMVHSHPTVSEVLDTAFKSISKIRTH; encoded by the coding sequence ATGGTCATAAGGCaaaatattaaacatatcGTTAAACTTAACGTCGTTACTCTAATTTGGTTATcttatctttttcttcttaaaCCTCATGGAActttgaaaaatatgatgGTGTGTAATGCTGTCCTTCTTCCATTtaatgagaaaaataaaggcataaataattttgtgtatattaacccaaagaatattattttgaataaaataaaaaaagatgtCATAAAACtagaaaaagataatatcATCCTCTGCCAACACAATAGAAAAAGAGATAACTATATTAAACAACAAAaacgaaaagaaaaaaacgcgaataattttacatttatGTTAAAAGGAAGTacacaaaatattatgaacattaatgaaaaagaatatgATCTTGCTATAATCGGTTGTGGTGTTGGAGGACATGCGGCCGCAATTAATGCTATGGAAAGAAATTTAAAAGTCATTATATTTGCAGGGGATGAAAATTGTATTGGAGGAACATGTGTTAATGTTGGCTGTATACCAAGCAAAGCGCTATTATACgctacaaataaatatagagaattaaaaaatttagataaattatattattatggtaTCCATAgcaatatttttcaaaataataaaaatacagaAATTGAAAATAATCAACTCGTTTCAAACAGCTTCCAAATTAATATTACGAAATTGAAAGAATACACACAAAGTGTTATTGACAAATTAAGAAATGGAATTTCACATGGATTTAAAAcattaaaatttaataaaaattctgAACATGTTCAGGTAATTTATGAACATGGTCAGCTATTAGATAAAAATactataaaaagtaaaaaaagtggtaatacatataaagtaaaaaatatcaTTATAGCAACAGGATCTGTACCTAATATTCCAAATAACGTTGAGATAGATGACAAGAGTGTTTTTACAAGTGATATGGCAGTAAAATTAGTtggtttaaaaaattatatgagtATAATTGGTATGGGAATAATTGGTTTAGAATTTGCTGATATATATACAGCCTTAGGTTCAGAAATAACATTTTTGGAATATTCTTCTGAATTATTACCAATAATTGATAATGATGTTGCAAAATATTTTGAAAgggtatttttaaaaaataaacctGTAAATTACCATTTAAATACAGaggttaaatatataaaggcttctaaaaataataatccgGTTATTATTGGATATTCACATAGAACTggtaatgatgataatgaaaaaaaaaatatgacagATGTTAAAGAATTATATGTTGATAGTTGTTTAGTTGCTACTGGACGAAATCCAAATACACAAAACTTAGGTttggaaaaattaaaaatacaaatgaatAGAGGATATGTTTCAGTAAATGACAATTTACAAgtaaaaatggaaaataatgaaatttatgataatatattttgtataggAGATGCAAATGGGAAACAAATGTTAGCACACACAGCATCATATCAAGCATTAAAAGTCATTGATTTTAttgaaaagaaagaaaaaaagaatgtaAACATAAATGTTGAAAATAATTTGAGTAAAcccatattatataaaaatataccttCTGTTTGTTATACAAATCCTGAATTAGCTTTTATCGGATTAACAGAAAAAGAAGCAAAAGTATTATATCCAGATAATGTCGGTGTTGaaatttcatattataaatcaaattcaaaaatattgtgtgaaaataatatttccttaaataataataaaaaaaataattcatataataaaggacaatataacataaatgataatacaaatggtatggtaaaaataatatataaagaagacACAAAGGAAATATTAGGAATGTTCATAGTTGGAAATTATGCTTCCGTTTTAATTCATGAAGCAGTATTGGCAATTAATCTGAAATTATCAGCATTCGATTTGGCATATATGGTTCATTCTCATCCAACAGTAAGTGAAGTTCTGGACACAGCTTTTAAATCTATATCAAAAATAAGAACTCACTAA
- a CDS encoding ribosome assembly protein RRB1, putative: MNEELEVDENAYDMLFSPLTPWPCLSFDYILEHPKHDALSEEEKKRRKENIDSGILNYPLEVCCVAGTQANKRELNQIYVIKWSNLNKLKNVDDEEGSSDNSEDNDSSDFDVDIDEENDDTINGNINNGIEKKEENNVNNKLNNNNNNNSKHKKNDKLKEKLQKNEDTHTHKKSSVICKAIKHKYGSINRTKICKKINSLVATWCDDSNIYIYDISDEIKNLEVRPYNEQIEKKPLHVFEKHTTEGFSLDWNPVHAAQLLTGDNNGNIYLWLPNNSGKWNYELLNLKNMYTTNDNNNNNNKYNQNKQQCSIEDIQWCKKGNGLGNVFAMCSCDKSISILDIRNKNANSTNKNIHIENAHTNDVNVIAWNENTEFLLASGGDDNIIKVWDIRNTNNAVAQLIFHKQPISSISWNFKDTYVLLASSLDNSISIWDLSVETESLEFTDSKYPDQLLFEHLNQKFITDAKFHPHYPGLVVSTSSENFNIFKPCNI, translated from the coding sequence ATGAATGAAGAATTAGAGGTAGATGAAAATGCTTATGATATGCTTTTCAGTCCATTAACCCCGTGGCCTTGCTTATCATTTGATTATATTTTAGAACATCCAAAACATGATGCATTATccgaagaagaaaaaaaaagaaggaaagaaaatatagatagtggtatattaaattatccCTTAGAAGTTTGTTGTGTTGCAGGTACACAAGCGAACAAAAGAGAATTAAATCAGATTTATGTAATTAAATGGTCCAATTTAAATAAGTTAAAAAATgtagatgatgaagaaggtTCTAGCGATAATTCTGAAGATAATGATAGTAGTGATTTTGATGTTGATATAGATGAGGAAAATGATGATACTATAAatggtaatataaataatggaatagaaaaaaaggaagaaaataatgttaataataaattaaataataataataataataatagtaaacataagaaaaatgataaattaaaagaaaaactacagaaaaatgaagatacacatacacacaaaaaaagCAGTGTTATATGTAAAGCcattaaacataaatatggATCCATAAATAGAACAaaaatttgtaaaaaaattaattcgCTAGTTGCTACATGGTGTGatgatagtaatatatatatatatgacatttctgatgaaattaaaaatttagaaGTTCGTCCATATAATGaacaaattgaaaaaaaaccTTTACATGTCTTTGAAAAGCATACAACAGAAGGTTTTAGTTTAGATTGGAATCCAGTACATGCAGCACAATTATTAACAGGTGATAATAAtggaaatatttatttatggcTACCTAATAATTCTGGTAAATGGAACtatgaattattaaatttaaaaaatatgtatacaacgaatgacaataataataataataataaatataatcaaaataaacaACAATGTAGCATTGAAGATATTCAATGGTGTAAAAAAGGTAATGGGTTGGGAAATGTTTTTGCAATGTGTTCATGTGATAAAAGTATTAGTATTTTAGATATACGAAATAAAAATGCTAATAGtacaaacaaaaatatacatatagaaAATGCTCATACAAATGATGTTAATGTTATAGCTTGGAATGAAAATACAGAATTCTTATTAGCTTCAGGAGgagatgataatattataaaggtTTGGGATATTAGAAATACAAACAATGCTGTAGCtcaattaatttttcataaacAACCTATTTCTTCTATCTCATGGAATTTTAAAGATACTTATGTATTATTAGCATCGAGTCTAGATAATTCTATTTCTATATGGGATTTATCAGTAGAAACTGAATCATTAGAATTCACTGATTCAAAATATCCTGATCAATTGCTCTTTGAACATTTAAACCAAAAATTTATTACGGACGCTAAATTCCATCCACATTATCCAGGTCTCGTAGTATCAACCTCCAGTGAAAattttaacatatttaaaCCATgcaatatatga
- a CDS encoding phosphopantothenoylcysteine decarboxylase, putative, producing the protein MNILFGISGSIAAIKTNEIVEKLKDECKLNNIVIDIRFVATNIAYEKFLKDFNDKVYLDKDEWLWEKRGDDILHIELRKWADIFILCPLDANTLASISNGLCPNLLTCICRCWDFNKICLVFPCMNTYMYNHPITKQQLDIISLWGMKVVNPIEKILACGEYGMGALPHVENVVFEIMKYIQDMK; encoded by the exons atgaatattttatttggaATAAGTGGTAGTATAGCAGCAATTAAAACGAATGAAATTGTTGAGAAATTAAAAGATGAGtgtaaattaaataatatagtaaTCGATATTAGATTTGTTGCAACGAATATTGCTTAcgaaaaatttttaaaagattttAATGACAAGGTTTATTTAGATAAAGATGAATGGTTATGGGAAAAAAGAGGAGAtgatattttacatatagaATTAAGAAAATGGGCTGACATATTTATCTTATGTCCATTAGATGCTAATACGTTGGCAAGTATATCAAACGGCCTCTGTCCAAACCTTTTA ACTTGTATATGTCGATGCTGggattttaataaaatctgCTTAGTATTTCCATGCATGAAtacttatatgtataatcatCCAATAACAAAACAACAACTAGATATAATATCTTTATGGGGTATGAag GTTGTAAATCCAATCGAAAAGATTTTAGCTTGTGGAGAATATg GTATGGGAGCTTTGCCCCATGTAGAAAATGTCGTTTTTGagattatgaaatatatacaagatatgaaataa